The Setaria viridis chromosome 6, Setaria_viridis_v4.0, whole genome shotgun sequence genome includes the window TCATACACTCAAGTATGTACTTAATCAAATTTACTTGAAGCACGTTGGCGTGTATGAAAGAAGCAGAGGACTGGACTTGGTCTTGTGACGAAGGTCATTGATTTTTGGGAGAAGGCCGGGCTCGACTGTTGGAGCAAGCAAGTAAATCTCtgaatataaaaaaatactccGTGGAAAAAATAGAGACAACCATGACCATTAAATTATTTCAAAAGACCATTGATGGAGGACACTGGACTTGGTCTTGTGATGAATGGTATGGAACTCGCGTATGATCCACACTGGCCTCAATTAGCAAGGGTCAGGTCGACCAGAGACCATTTGAATTTTCATTAGCAACTACAGTATACAATTAACTTCCTTCCAAACTTCATGTCAAGGGCTTGGAGCTCAAACCTTTCCTACTTGCATCAGTAATGCCGCCAAGTGTTGAACTGAATTTGTTCTTCCACAGGCTCTCTCCATATGCTCTTTAGTCAGTGATGCCGCCATTTGAGCTGTTCTCTCCCTGTCCCTGTACAAGCAGGGATTGCTCACGTATCCAAGTACTGAAGAAATCGAGGAACACCCATCTGATGGACTGATCCAAGTACTGAAGAAATCGAGGAAGGCCAGAACAAAGAATTCTTGCACTGATCTCGGTTCAGAAACGAACTGCTCCTGAGCTGCTGTCAAGTAGAAGATAATTTTAAAATTGTTTGTACTTCTCTGTCCCTTGAAACAAAAGTGTGCCTGATAAGGGAGAAAGAATTGAGGGAAACAACTTGATTCACTATAAAACTTTGAATTGTTCGTGTTTCTAAAAACATAAATAGTTTGAACTGTTCGTAACTAGAATTTGTTCAAGGTTTTCGTAGACCCTTTTAAGAAGTCTATCACCAGCTTCCTTGTTACATCAAATAGTTCACTTCAGGTTCTTAAaattaatatataaatataacatTTATGAAAGACCAGGTACATCTGCAATGTAGCTCGACTAAACTATAGGTACAGTAACAACCATGACCATTAACTTATTTCTCGTAGAACTTGAATAATCCTTGCAAAAGAACATTTAATAGAAGACAAAGCTTATACGATACAATTAAACTCTATTTCTAGAACTAAACACTACTAACAATGCTAACATATGACAACTCTACGGATCCAAGATAAATTTTGCCGTCCCCTCGTTCCACTGCCTCTGTTGGTCGAACATCCTTGGGACCCCTCATCTCTTGTAACTTCTCACCTTCAGCGCCGATCCTAATAGCGACCAAGTGGCTGTCCTTTCCAAACGGGAGCTCATACTTCTCACGGTGCAACGCCACCCAATACCCTCCCTTTCTATCAGGCCTCACATTGTCCGGGTATCCCGGCAGGTCAGCGAACAACTCGGATGTCCCTGCCTTAGGCCCCCGGATCCAATACCTCATCAGCTTGCATGGTCCAGTAAGGGCGACGATGAGGTGGCTCCTGTCGGCACTAATGGCGATACCATTGGGGTATGTCACGCCGGACTGGAGCACGGTGACCTTGTTAGTCCGTCGATTGTATCTCATGATCCGTCCCGTCGAGTCTCCCGACGCGGTGACCATCTGATGCTGCGCCCGAGAGTATGTCGTGCTACTATCGGTAAAGTAGACATCCCCGGTGACCTGGTCGACGTCTACCCCGTTGGTGAAGCGTAACggcacgccgccggcctcggTGGCAAGCACGGTCGCCTCCCCACCGTTCGGCCCGACGCGCATCAGCCCCATGTATGCGTCCGCGATGTACAGATCGCCAGAGTTGTTGTGGAACCGAAGGCCAAGCGGCCGGCCGCACGAGCTCTCGGTGGCGACCGATGGGAGCTCAGACGGTGCGTCGCAGTTGTTCTTGATGTAGCTAGGGCTGTACGCGAAAGTGGTAAACCCGACGCTCTTGCCGGCGTACTTGAGGATGCGGCCGTCAGAGATGCTGACATAGGGCCCGGCGCCACGGCGGTCGAAGGCGACGCTCTCGGGGCCGATCAGCCCGTCGGGCAGGTCGAGGCGCTGGGTCTTGGTGGCGTCGATGGCCTTGCCCATGGCGGCCGACGGCAGGACAGCAGGACGGCGAGCAGGATCGTCGCGATCTGAGGCAGCTTCGACGTCCTCCGTGCCATGGTTGCTGTTGCTTCGAGTAGGCGGTGGTTCTGGTTTGCTGTTGTCGATCAGCTGAGCTCTGATCGTGGTGTTTGGGTTGATGGAGAGGGCGTACCCTGGCCTCTCGTTTTATTTGGGGGTTCTCTTCAGGTGTCAACTCCGAATCGGTTTCAGAACTCCAGCACAAAATCGGACTCGACAGGATTTTCCCTCGGCAAAGGAACAGAAACGGACTCGGAGTTTCACCCAAGGAGAACTAGTGCTGTGTGCTACCGTACAATTTTCAGAAGCAAGAGAATTCATGAATTTCATATATGCAGAGGTGCAGTCGTCAATTCTAGGCTAATTGTCGTTGAAGAACCGAGAATTTTGACACAGAAGAGTGTGCTAAATCACAGAGAACGTTGGCACATACATTTAGGAACAGAGGCGTAAACATATGCAAATACAAGTAAATGCATGCGTTTTTACAAGGAATCCTGAAgaaaattttgtgatttttctctatttttttaccTTGCTCTTtgtcacatcctgaaatttttagatttcatgatgtgattaaaaggaataattaaacaaaaattttctcataattttaaaaagaTTTCCAACTATTTTTCTTGATAGGAAATCTAGTATGGGAGAAACAATTGATCGTTTTTGAATTAAATAAAATGTTtctgtgtgtgttgcattcatgccgatgcatcttgaAAAAGGTTTTAAAATGCGCTTAGATTGCGAATAGATTCTTCTTAGAATTTTTCCagatttttctagaatttattctcatttttctagaaCTTAATCAAAATTTTGGAGGGTTCTACAAGTCTTTCCaggagctccaagtattttatttaggTTCCTCATTTCTCAAATAACCTCCagttatttttctaattttttttgaagtttttgaGTATTTTTCGCGAGTTAATTACTATTTTAGGATTTTATGAAATTgttttcaaatctgaaattaatTCCTAAAATTAGAAAAAGGATGAAAATAAATCTAGACTCCAACCCGACCAATATATACTTTTCGGTGATCTCCTTGATATCCTCGTTCCAACACCGCAAACCCCACCTCATTTTGACAACTCCCACAGTTCAACGCCGAACATACGGATGTGTTAAACTCTAGCGAACTTTCTGACGAGAACTCCGGCGAACTTTCTGGCGAGAAAATCCGGTGAAACCATCAATCCTCGGCTAAAGGCGAACGCACCAACACATTCATCTCATCGTCCTTGTTCCGTTTTTGCCATTCATGCGCGAGTTCAGGGTTCATCTCCAGCGATCTCCCTTTTCCCTATGTTCCTGTGCGACCATGGCCATGGTTGAGCTCCTGCTCGCCCTCGCCCTACGCGCCACCGCCCGACCGCGCTGCTGCCAGCCGttgctgcgcgccgccgccgagcgcccccttttgtcgacccgggcgccgccggcgagtggATAGTGTCGgccgaaggaagaagaaagacgcTTTTGTGTTTTACCCCCAAAGAAAACTGGAATCCTGAGATCCAGTCCAATCTATTTAAGCCCTCGGTTTTTGTAGATAGGCCcctggaagtttagttttctcgtAGTTAAACCCTTTATCTTGTGTAGGCTATATCTTtcacgttttagctccgtttctatccattcaagttgcgttagatttataacaacataaattacacgttagtggtgaTATTTTCCATCATGCAGGTctttaaaaataataatattaatttgattataCCTATTTGAATGCCTTTTCTTAATGAGAATTTAAGTAGGGTTTACATTGGTTTTTCATAATCACTAATGCTAGCTATTTAATTGAGTTTTCTGAATCAAATTAATGTAGACTTGTAGCTCGGCTTTTCTTAATCAAACTTAATTTTATTAATGTTCAGCATTGAATCAACTTTTCTAAAAAGTTGATTAGGTTTTTATACCGgcttttataaataaatattaacTTGAATAATGCCAATGGAAATATGTTTTCCATAACAATTTGACCGACTTGAATCATAAAATATACGTTTAGATATTTCACATAGTTTAGCTTTCCTAAAGTTAAGTGAGTGATTGGTGTAAtttatatatgaacatttataaATAAAACTTGACTAGGTTTTTACCTCGGTCTTTGCTAATAAAGTATAATTTACATTAATTCCAACTGAGGGTATTAACTTTCTGAAATATCTTTTACGTatgtttttctaattaaaatagACCTAGCATATAGTCTTTGGTGCTATCATAAATGAAAATCGTTCGATAGCCGTTCTTGATCAGCTTTAGCTCTGTATCTCTTCTGAAGATCTAGTCTTCTGTAAAGCTGTAGATCTTTCCAGTTCCAGTTCCAGCTTAGATCCAGTTTCTTTTATAAATCTAACCAAGCCTTTCCTTTTCAAAGCACGATTTTTGCGCTTAGTGAGCTCAATAGTTTATCTTAGAGTTTCTATTCTGCCTACTAGTCTGATCATGCTTGTGTCTGTTTCTCTTACAATCCTATGTCCAGTTCATAGCTGTCCTATATCCTAGTTGTCTCTTTGTGAGTCAGCTATGTTCTTTATGGCCAAACCTTTCGCAGCCATCTTGTTAGTTGTTTATTTGCTGACTAGTTCAGTTTAGCTTTGACTAGTTTGTTATCCTTGCAACCTAGTTGCTCTCATTGTAGACTAGTCTTTCCTAAACCATAGTTTAAGCTTTTCTTCTACTCTCTAGAATAGTTTATTTTTGTTGTTCTAGTTCGTTTCACCTTAACTTATGCGTGAGCTTGACTAATTCTTATTCAATT containing:
- the LOC117861687 gene encoding protein STRICTOSIDINE SYNTHASE-LIKE 10-like; translation: MGKAIDATKTQRLDLPDGLIGPESVAFDRRGAGPYVSISDGRILKYAGKSVGFTTFAYSPSYIKNNCDAPSELPSVATESSCGRPLGLRFHNNSGDLYIADAYMGLMRVGPNGGEATVLATEAGGVPLRFTNGVDVDQVTGDVYFTDSSTTYSRAQHQMVTASGDSTGRIMRYNRRTNKVTVLQSGVTYPNGIAISADRSHLIVALTGPCKLMRYWIRGPKAGTSELFADLPGYPDNVRPDRKGGYWVALHREKYELPFGKDSHLVAIRIGAEGEKLQEMRGPKDVRPTEAVERGDGKIYLGSVELSYVSIVSSV